In Osmerus mordax isolate fOsmMor3 chromosome 23, fOsmMor3.pri, whole genome shotgun sequence, one DNA window encodes the following:
- the tox4b gene encoding TOX high mobility group box family member 4b, producing the protein MDLNFYSDLTDGTGQHGDPEFLDPQSFNGFDAVNKFPGGSDNYLAIPGPGHPFLSSSETFHTPSLGDEEFEIPPISLDPDSALTVSDVVAHFGELSDGGPSGSVVVPGNAVVGGEDPSFASTFVNPASQGLEHLSLGVISQPGGGALLGSALGMDLGHPIGSQFSSSSPMTIDVPMSDMGHSLLSHNQLTTIDQSELSAQLGLSLGGGTILPRPQSPDHPLSATASPTGSLQDDDMDDFRRSVLVESPVSLSVSPGVISLDQPFSDSSLHAPSASAPPALLRRGGAGGGGAAGGGGGAKKGKKKKDPHEPQKPVSAYALFFRDTQAAIKGQNPNATFGDVSKIVASMWDSLGEEQKQVYKRKTEAAKREYLKALSAYRANQPTIEVLDSAPSPSPPEPPPAPAPAPVLSAPAGSTRSGRLPHYNPDQNTITNICTSNIILDLPQVSTRSRTGATKPAAPPPPDPPTVTKIIIKQEGGVATAMPAGGVTLTSSSARQPPPLQQMQNTPPPPRLQQMVHAQPPPPLQAKPRGGGAAVQAPPPLQIKIVPASLQSDSAGASAGASLPTPTSLTVEVGQSCAMVTPGEEVTDGEEGMEVEVMVAPGPALTPPAPGPSVVCARAGCTNPAVESKDWDNEYCSNECVATHCRDVFVAWCAIRGQNSTSVT; encoded by the exons ATGGACCTGAATTTTTACTCTGATCTAACGGACGGCACCGGACAGCACGGCGATCCAGAGTTCCTGGATCCACAGTCTTTCAATGGATTTGACGCCGTTAACAAG TTCCCTGGAGGCAGTGACAACTACCTGGCCATCCCAGGCCCGGgtcatccctttctctcctcctcagag ACCTTCCACACCCCCAGCTTGGGTGATGAGGAGTTTGagatcccccccatctccctggaCCCAGACTCTGCCCTCACAGTGTCCGACGTGGTGGCCCACTTTGGGGAGCTGTCAGACGGGGGCCCCTCGGGCAGCGTGGTGGTCCCCGGGAACGCGGTGGTCGGGGGCGAAGACCCCTCCTTCGCCTCCACCTTCGTCAACCCCGCCTCGCAGGGCCTGGAGCACCTCAGCCTGGGGGTGATCAGCCAGCCAGGAGGGGGCGCTCTGCTGGGGTCTGCCCTGGGAATG gatcTTGGCCACCCGATTGGCTCTCAGTTCAGTAGCTCCTCCCCCATGACCATCGATGTTCCGATGAGTGACATGGGTCACAGCCTCTTGAGCCACAACCAGCTGACCACCATTGACCAATCAGAGCTCAGCGCCCAGCTGGGGCTCAGCCTGGGGGGCGGGACTATCCTGCCGCGGCCACAGTCACCTGACCACCCTCTGTCAGCCACGGCCTCGCCCACCGGCTCGCTACAGGATGATGACATGGATGACTTCAGACGG AGCGTACTAGTGGAGTCCccagtctctctgtccgtctccccTGGGGTCATCTCCCTGGACCAGCCTTTCTCCGACTCCTCCCTCCACGCCCCCTCCGCCAGCGCCCCCCCGGCCCtgctgaggaggggaggagcagggggaggaggagcagcgggagggggagggggggcgaagaaagggaagaagaagaaggacccCCACGAGCCCCAGAAGCCCGTGTCGGCCTACGCCCTGTTCTTCAGGGACACACAGGCGGCCATTAAGGGCCAGAACCCCAACGCCACCTTCGGGGACGTGTCCAAGATCGTGGCGTCCATGTGGgacagcctgggggaggagcagaAGCAG GTGTacaagaggaagacagaggcaGCTAAGAGAGAGTACCTGAAGGCTCTGTCAGCTTACAGAGCCAACCAG cccactaTAGAAGTTCTGGACTCCGCCCCCTCGCCGTCCCCCCCggagcccccccctgcccccgcccccgccccggtCCTCTCAGCCCCTGCAGGCTCCACCCGCTCGGGCCGCCTGCCCCACTACAACCCCGACCAGAACACCATTACCAACATCTGCACCTCCAACATCATTCTGGACCTGCCTCAG GTCTCCACTCGTTCTCGGACGGGCGCCACCAAACCCGCGGCGCCGCCCCCGCCCGACCCCCCCACCGTCACCAAGATCATCATCAAGCAGGAAGGGGGCGTGGCCACCGCCATGCCAGCCGGGGGGGTgacgctcacctcctcctcggcacgccagccccctcctctccagcagatgcaaaacacccctcctcccccccgcctgCAGCAGATGGTACatgcccagccccctccacccctgcaggCCAAACCACGGGGCGGGGGTGCAGCCGTGCAGGCCCCGCCTCCTCTGCAGATCAAGATCGTCCCCGCCTCCTTGCAGTCCGACTCGGCGGGGGCGTCGGCGGGGGCGTCGctgcccacccccacctctctcaccGTGGAGGTGGGGCAGTCGTGCGCCATGGTAACGCCAGGGGAGGAAGTGACggatggagaggaaggg atggaggtggaggtgatggtggccCCGGGGCCGGCGctcaccccccctgcccctggccCCAGTGTTGTGTGTGCCAGGGCTGGCTGCACTAACCCAGCGGTGGAGAGCAAGGACTGGGACAACGAGTACTGCAGCAACGAGTGTGTGGCCACACACTGCAG GGACGTGTTCGTGGCCTGGTGTGCGATCAGGGGGCAAAACTCCACCTCCGTCACGTAA